TCAGAGAACTTCAAAGAAGGTCCTGTCAGATCTCACTGCTTCCCTCCACGACAACAGTGGAAGAAATTAAAAAAATAAATCCAGATGGTATCTTTTTGTCTAATGGACCAGGTGATCCGGCTGCTCTGAGGCATCAGGTTTCGTTCATTCAGGATCTTCTGGGACTTTATCCTATTGTAGGTATCTGTCTCGGTCATCAGATCATCGGTCAAGCCATAGGCTCAGTCACTTATAAAATGAAATTTGGACACCATGGATGCAACCACCCGGTACGGGATGAAGAGACTGGCCGGGTCTTTGTGACTTCTCAGAATCACGGTTTTGCCGTCAATGAAGAATCACTCCCAAAAGATGTAAACGTGAGATTCAGAAATGCAAATGACGGGTCTATCGAAGGATTGGAGTGGAAGTCTAAAAGGCTTCTTTGTGTGCAGTTTCATCCTGAGGCTTCGCCGGGTCCGGTGGATTCCTCCTGGATATTTGATGCCTTTCTTGATGTTGTTAATGACAGAGTGAACACTGAGGTGAAGGAGAAATAATGCCTGCCAGAAAAGATATTCATAAAATACTTATAATCGGTTCAGGACCGATCATTATCGGTCAAGCCTGTGAATTTGACTATTCAGGAACCCAGGCCGTCAAGGCTCTGAAATCTGAAGGGTATGAGGTCATTCTTGTGAACCCCAACCCAGCCACCGTTATGACCACTCCCGGCATTGCCGACCGGATCTATGTGGAGCCCCTTACGGTCAAATATGTGACTGAGATTATCCGGAAGGAAAGACCCGATGCTGTATTGTCCACCATGGGCGGACAGACAGCTCTCAATCTGACCCTTGATCTGGCGGAAGAGGGGGTTCTTGAAAAATATGGTGTAGAAGTCATCGGTGCCAAAATTGAATCCATCTTCAAGGCCGAGGATCGGGGCGAGTTTAAGAAGGTTGTCGAAAGCCTTGGTCTCGAATCACCCCGATCTATTGTCACAAAGACCGTAGCAGGAGCTCTCAAGCTGGAAAAAGAAGTTGGACTTCCTCTCGTCATTAGACCAAGTTTCACTCTGGGTGGTATGGGCGGCAGTATCGCCTATGATCATGATGAACTGAAAAACCTGGTGGAGAGAGCCCTTTTGGCCAGTCCTGTGGGGGAAGCTCTCATTGAGGAATCACTCATCGGCTGGAAGGAATTCGAGATGGAAGTCATGCGGGATAAGATGGATAATGCAATCATCGTATGCTCCATCGAAAACATAGATCCCATGGGAGTTCATACGGGAGACAGTATTACAATTGCTCCCATACAGACCCTGGATGATCGCGCCTTTCAGAAGATGAGAAATGCCTCGATTGATATACTTCGGGCCATCGGTGTCGATTGCGGCGGTTCAAATGTTCAGTTTGCTGTTAAACCAGACACGGGCCGAATGATCATCATCGAGATGAATCCCCGTGTGTCCCGTTCCAGTGCACTGGCCAGTAAGGCGACGGGATTTCCCATCGCTCACTGCAGTGCCAAGCTGGCTGTCGGATTCACCCTGGATGAAGTCACCAATGAAATCACCGGGAAAACGGCCTCCTGTTTTGAACCAGCCCTGGATTATTGTGCCGTAAAAGTGCCTCGTTTTGAAACAGAAAAATTTCCTACAGGCTATTCCGCCCTGGGGACCCAGATGAAATCTGTAGGCGAAGCTCTGGCTCTGGGAAGAACGGCTCTGGAAGCCTTAAACAAGGCCATAAGAGCCTCCGAGACCGGTTTTGATGGGATGAGTGAGTTGAGGGTCAGTGAGCAGGAGCTTGAAACCATTCTGACCACGGCTCATCCCCGCAGACTCCTGGGAGCCTATACCTGGATCAAATGGAATCCCAAGGGATCTCTGGAAGATCTGGCTGAAAAAACGGGTTTCAATACCTGGTTCCTCTATCAGCTGCAAAAACAGGTTAAACTTGAAAACAGAATTGCCGCTGCAGCCGAACTGGATAAAGAGCTGATGCTGGAAGCCAAGAAAACCGGACTTTCCGACAGCAGGATTGGTGAACTCAGGTCTGAAACTGCTCTTTCAATCACAACCCTGCGGGAAAAACAGGGACTGGAAGCCTGTTTTCACTTCGTAGACAGCTGTGCGGGAGAAATCAACGCACAGACCCCTTATTTCTACTCCACCTGGGGGGAAATAGATGAGGGTTCTCCCACAGGAGATGAGGGTGTTATTATTCTGGCTTCCGGTCCCAATAGGATCGGACAGGGCCTGGAGTTTGATACCTGCTGCACCCTGGCGTCCATCAGTCTCAGAGAGCAGGGGGTCAAGACAATCATGATCAACTCCAACCCCGAGACCGTATCAACTGACTTCAATATCTCTGACCGTCTCTATCTCGAGCCCCTTACTTCAGAATCTGTCAAACAGATCATGAAGAAGGAGGAGGTCAAAAAGATTGTCGTTCAACTGGGCGGGCAGACTCCTCTGAATATGGTGGAAGAACTCGAAAAAGCGGGTGCCCTGGTCGTGGGAACCTCTGTCGCGAATATAAACAAGGCAGAGGATAGGAAGCTCTTTTCTGAAGCCATGGCAAAGTTGGGGTTGAAGCAACCCAGAAATAAAAGTGCCTATGCAAGAGAAGAGCTGGCTCAGTTTTCAAGAGAAATCGGTTTTCCCGTTCTTTTGAGACCCTCCTTTGTACTGGGGGGGCGGAGTATGTTTATTGCCTATTCCGTTGAAGAGCTGGATATTTTTCTAAGCAAGGGAATCCCCATCTCTCCGGAGAGGCCTGTCCTGGTGGACCAGTTTCTGGAAGACGCTTTTGAATATGACCTGGATGCCGTTTCCGATGGAAAAAATGTCTATGTCGGTGGGATTATGCAGCATATCGAAGCCGCAGGAATCCATTCGGGTGACTCTGCCTGTGTTTTCCCCCCTTATAAGTCAACGCCGGAAATTGTAAAGGAAATGTCGGATGCCGCCGTTTCCATTGCCCGAGAGTTTAATATCCAGGGATTTCTGAATATACAATTTGCTGTGAAAGAGGGCATCATGTATATCCTGGAAGTCAATCCAAGAGCCTCCAGAACCATACCCTTCCTGTCAAAGACCTCCGGGGTAAATCTGATAGAAGCCGCAGTCAAAGTTTGGAACGGGACAGACCTGATGAAACAGGGGCTTGTAGATAAGAGTACGGGAGTCGGAGAGGGTTCCTGCCAGACCGGTTGGGCCGTGAAAGAAGCAGTCTTCTCCTTTGACCGCTTTGCCGGTCTCGACCCCATCCTCGGCCCTGAGATGAAATCCACTGGTGAGGCCATCGGCATCGGAGACAGCTACGGTGAAGCCTTTGCCAAGGTTCAGGCTGCGGTAGGTTGCTTCCTCCCAACTAAAGGACGTGTCTTTGTGACCGTTTCCGATAAGGACAAGCAGACCATACTCCCCATCGTCAAAGATCTGGTGGAGTTGGGCTTTGAGATTGCCGCGACCAGAGGAACCGCTGATTTTCTCTATAAAAACGGTATTTTTTCCGAAGTGATATTAAAGCTGCATCAAGGACATCCCAGTGTTGTGGATCATATGAGCAGCGGAAGGATAGACATGTTGATCAATACACCTCTGGGGCGGTTTTCCCAGATAGAGGATGAAGAGATCCGTACCGAAGCTGTGAGGAGGAAAATCCCTTATACAACGACCACAAGTGCCGCACAGGCAGCTGTCATCGGTATAAAGTATCTTAAGAGTGAGAACGTCAACAGTCAGCCTCTACCGTAGCCTATTCACTAGAGCTAAAGCCACCTCCTACGGGGGTGGTAACGGTTTTGGGCTTTGCCTCAAGGCATTTTTCTTGATAATTTGTGGCTTTGGCAACACTGTAAGCCCCTTTCAGGGGCGCCGCTTCCCAAACTACATGCTCTGCATGTAGTTGTTGATTAAAAAAAGGGGCTGCCTCCGAAGTTATTCCAACTTCTGAAGCAGCCCCTTATGTTCAAAACTATAATTTCAAAATTACTCTTCCAATATAAAATTGTTGTAGTAGAAGTTGATGGCATCCAGAAGAGCCTCCCAGGAGGCTTCAATGATGTTTTCAGAGACTCCGACAGAATCCCAGGTTTTTTTGTTATCAGTAAATGTTATAAAAACCCTGACCTTTGCGGCAGTGGCTTCTTCCGGGTTCAGAACCCTGACCTTGTAGTCGCTGAGGTGAATATTCTTCAGAAATGGAAAGCTCGGTATCAGGGCATCCCTGACGGAGGAATTCAGTGTGTCCACCGGTCCTTCGCCTACAGCGGCACCCATATGCTCCACACCGCCTGCTTTCAGGAATAGTCGACCCACCGTTTTGCTTTTGCTTTCCATGGTTTTGTAGGATTCCAGATGATAGTTCTGCAGATCAAAAAGAGGCGTGTATTTCCCCAGAGCCTTCCGCATAATCACATCGAAGGAGGCTTCTGCCGCTTCATATTCATACCCTTCCATCTCTTTTTTCTTCAGTGTCTCTATCAGGTTGGTAACGATCTCGGATTTTTTATCAAAATCACCGTATTTTGCCAGTTTTCTGACTATGGTAGACTTGCCTGCCAGCTCAGACAGAAGAATCTTTCTGGAGTTTCCAACCAGGGAGCTGTCCATATGCTCCATAAGGTGTTCCGCTTTGGCCAGTACATCAGCATGTTGTCCGGCTTTGTGGGTAAAGGCTGTCTCTCCCACATAAGCCTGATTTTTTTCCGGGATAATATTAGCTTTTTCCTCTGTATAACGGGAAATCTTGGTCAACTCTTTCAGATTTGAACCGGCATAGACGCTTTTATTCATTTTTAAGACCAGGTTGGGAATGATGGCACAGAGGT
The window above is part of the Oceanispirochaeta sp. genome. Proteins encoded here:
- the cimA gene encoding citramalate synthase; translated protein: MGKSEIAVFDTTLRDGTQGTGINFTLKDKLEITERLDDFGIDYIEGGFPLASERETAYFNEVQSLNLKHSRICAFGSTRKPGIPASQDAHINALLQAETPTVVIVGKSWDAHATEVLQTSLEENLNMIHDSISYLKGEGREIIFDLEHFFDGYRNNKAYALKVLQTATEAGADCLVLCDTNGGTLPQTAISYIKEVKTKDLAPLGVHFHNDTGTAVASSILAIDAGAVHVQGTINGWGERVGNANLCAIIPNLVLKMNKSVYAGSNLKELTKISRYTEEKANIIPEKNQAYVGETAFTHKAGQHADVLAKAEHLMEHMDSSLVGNSRKILLSELAGKSTIVRKLAKYGDFDKKSEIVTNLIETLKKKEMEGYEYEAAEASFDVIMRKALGKYTPLFDLQNYHLESYKTMESKSKTVGRLFLKAGGVEHMGAAVGEGPVDTLNSSVRDALIPSFPFLKNIHLSDYKVRVLNPEEATAAKVRVFITFTDNKKTWDSVGVSENIIEASWEALLDAINFYYNNFILEE
- the carB gene encoding carbamoyl-phosphate synthase large subunit is translated as MPARKDIHKILIIGSGPIIIGQACEFDYSGTQAVKALKSEGYEVILVNPNPATVMTTPGIADRIYVEPLTVKYVTEIIRKERPDAVLSTMGGQTALNLTLDLAEEGVLEKYGVEVIGAKIESIFKAEDRGEFKKVVESLGLESPRSIVTKTVAGALKLEKEVGLPLVIRPSFTLGGMGGSIAYDHDELKNLVERALLASPVGEALIEESLIGWKEFEMEVMRDKMDNAIIVCSIENIDPMGVHTGDSITIAPIQTLDDRAFQKMRNASIDILRAIGVDCGGSNVQFAVKPDTGRMIIIEMNPRVSRSSALASKATGFPIAHCSAKLAVGFTLDEVTNEITGKTASCFEPALDYCAVKVPRFETEKFPTGYSALGTQMKSVGEALALGRTALEALNKAIRASETGFDGMSELRVSEQELETILTTAHPRRLLGAYTWIKWNPKGSLEDLAEKTGFNTWFLYQLQKQVKLENRIAAAAELDKELMLEAKKTGLSDSRIGELRSETALSITTLREKQGLEACFHFVDSCAGEINAQTPYFYSTWGEIDEGSPTGDEGVIILASGPNRIGQGLEFDTCCTLASISLREQGVKTIMINSNPETVSTDFNISDRLYLEPLTSESVKQIMKKEEVKKIVVQLGGQTPLNMVEELEKAGALVVGTSVANINKAEDRKLFSEAMAKLGLKQPRNKSAYAREELAQFSREIGFPVLLRPSFVLGGRSMFIAYSVEELDIFLSKGIPISPERPVLVDQFLEDAFEYDLDAVSDGKNVYVGGIMQHIEAAGIHSGDSACVFPPYKSTPEIVKEMSDAAVSIAREFNIQGFLNIQFAVKEGIMYILEVNPRASRTIPFLSKTSGVNLIEAAVKVWNGTDLMKQGLVDKSTGVGEGSCQTGWAVKEAVFSFDRFAGLDPILGPEMKSTGEAIGIGDSYGEAFAKVQAAVGCFLPTKGRVFVTVSDKDKQTILPIVKDLVELGFEIAATRGTADFLYKNGIFSEVILKLHQGHPSVVDHMSSGRIDMLINTPLGRFSQIEDEEIRTEAVRRKIPYTTTTSAAQAAVIGIKYLKSENVNSQPLP